The Denticeps clupeoides chromosome 10, fDenClu1.1, whole genome shotgun sequence DNA window CAGAGAAAGCCCATAACTTTGCATaattttctattctatttctAAATGATTGTCATTACTGTGTACacaaattatttgaaatattaatacttttatgaatacaatctttaaaCATACAAAGCAATGCATTAAGCCATCACCACCCCACCTTACTCCACCTTCACGATCTACAAATGCTGCCAGATAGCGTTTGTGTAGTGGCCATGATTCATTTACTTTGATTTTCAGATCCATGTGGTAAAAGTATTAGAGCATGGGGCATTGTATAAGATGTTAGAGATGTTGTAATAatatatctgcatgtttggtttgtggtCTTGAGATGACTATGACTGAGACATAAATAATAGGTAGATACAGGATCTTGTGCTCAGTGTTGGGATGTTTCATGGCACTTAAAACCTTACGgggtttttttaattcatggttTTTGAGGTTCCTTAATCTAcctcaaaattcacaaataaatatcacaccattcactaacatatttcttgattcagcaacaaatgatCCATTGCTTCATGTTGCGTGTGTAAGAAAGCATGGTGCAATCAGCGGGTGACGTACGCTATGCCGTCGAACAAGAAACAAGGATCGGTTGCCACTGCTATGGTCCTACAGACAAGCATTGGCCAGATGGATACTTGTGAGTGCTTCACAATGGAAATGGAACAGAAAATGCTCATCTCTGATTGGCAGATCTTGTGCAAAATTTTGACATATATGATTGAGTAAATATACCCATAGTTGATTTCATCATGAACGTGCCCAGCACTatgtcacatgcacatttgCTTGCACAGTGGTCTGGAACCTTTACAAGGAGACAAAGGTTGTTCAGACCCACAAAGAGGCAAAAAGCATCATCACAAAGATCGATGCTAGAATACTTAGAATGTTAATGAACACAATCAATAGTGACTGGGAAATGGCAATTGTTTTACTGACAGGGACAGACCCCTATTTAGAATAtctgagtgtgaatgtgtgtgtatgtcctcACCAATGCAGGGTATGATGGGTAGCCCCTGCATTTGGCCCACACTAAGTCCAGTGCATCTAGTGAAGTGTAGTCATCTGAGGTCATCCAGCAGCCAGATCTTCCACGGTCTCGTACCACTGAAACACAATGACATGACACTTATCCTATGCATAATGGCTGATGGTTGAAAAAGATCAGCATCTGGTATACTGCCTGGGAGTTGATGGctgaatgcaaaataaattcAGTGACATTCACTTAAACTGTGTGTTAAATATGTCTTACAGCATTTAACGCAATGCCATTGTAAACAATGTTCCTCGAtatcacttacatttacggcatttactagaggcccgtatccagagcgacttacaatcagtagttacagggacagtctacctggagacactcagggttaagtgtcttgctcagggacatgatggtagtaagtgggatttgaacctgggtcttctggttcataggcgagtgtgttacccactaggctactaccaaccataTCAAATTGCAAAAGCTTTGCAAATCGCATCAATGGCACATAACATGATCAAAAGATTCACAGAAAGTAGAGATATCTCTGTGTCTAAGGGACAAGGTTGGTTTATTGGATACCCGTGGTCTTCAGGGCCTCAGACGTCACTGCATCACTCATCAGCATGATTGTGACAATGACATTGTGACTCTAACATGCACAAAGGAAGCCATATTTGAAATGAACTGTTTCAAAGTGGGAAAGGGTTCTGTGGTCAGACTAGTCCAAACTCTTGTTTGTAATCATGGACGCCGTGTCCTTCAGGGTGAAGAGGAGGGAGATCAGCGTTCAGTTccagcatctctgatggtatggggatTGCATGTTTTAGAAGGAACTATGAAGGCTGAAAGGTGTGTAAAGGTTTTAGAGCAACATATGCTCCCCTCCAGACCACTTCTATTTCAGGGAAGACCACATATCCACATATTACAATCGGAGAAGTGCCCTGGTGCTGGATTGttatctgtgttctgttttcattttatttaaatataaggAGCTTTTCTGGAATTTGGCTTGTAAAATTCTTTGTCGTATTGTGTATTTGAAATGGGGGACAGCACTATTCTCACACTTACAGTGAGATACACCTCGTACTCCAACTGAGTAGGAGTCATTTTCTGTTCCGGACGTTTCCTCACTGCTGTCCTCTTGAAAGGCAGAGCGGGAGAAGGACTGTTTTCCGCGGCCTTGCTTGGAGGGCGTGGTActgaggaagagaaagaaagacgtTTCTTTGGACGCACCAGCCTGATGTGATGGTAGATGGTAGCAGAGATGGTAAAAGGCGTGGCAGCTGTAGTGTTTTACCTGGTCCTGTCGGAggcagcgctgctgctgctgctgctgctggactcgGAGTCGGAGCTGGAGCGGGGCATGCTGCGCTCATTGCGGTACACTCTGAAACTTTCCGTCACCGGTTGACTCCCAGCTTCGAAACTGTTGGTGGGTAGAACTGCAGAAGCAGCAGATCAGAATTTACCGTCATAGCAAGGACAGTTCAATGTGTCTTCTACAATTCAATACAGACTCATACCAGGCAGGAGGTCATCATTGTCACTGTAGGTCTCAGAACTGGAGCTGGAGTGGGGACTATGTGGCCTCTTCTTCTGACGCACGGGATTCAGCAGGGGTAGCTGAGGTGGGCCCACTGGACTAGGGTTCACCCCAGATGGCCCACCATGCAATGGCTCTCGGTTTTTAGGGGGGCGGCCCGGCCGCTTTGGAGGACCAGCTGTTTTAGGGTTCTTTTTGGAGAACAGAACTGAAGTGCGTCTGCCCACTTCCGGAGCTAGAGCTGAGGACGAGGTACTGAGCTCTACACAAAGGGAGAGGAAACAGATCAGCAACATTGTTGTCCATGCTGAGGACATTCTCGCCCATTTCACCCAAGTGAGTGCATACACAGGCTCccattttctgccatttttctgGTCCTGCTTATGGAATAACTCAACCCATAGCTAACGGCCCAACTTAATCATCTAAAACACATCAAagcataaagaaatgaatatgCCCGTTTTTCTCGACCTTTATCATAAGGCATGTGTGGGTCACCTTTCTCTTGGCTGCTGCTCTCTTCTTCATCATTATGCGGAATTGTGGAGGTGTGGTGAGGAAGGGCAGAGCCTCGGTCCCCTGCGACTCCTAATTCACGCGTACCCATGCAAAGTCCTCCTTCCTTCTGGTGAGCCAGTTTGCGCTTGATGACGGTCATCTCCTTGCGAAGGGCTTTAGCTCGCCGCGATCGGCCAATGCTGTGCTTTCCCGAGCTCACTTCTTCAAAACGCTCCTGCAGGACGCGCAGCTGCTCGTCCAAAGAAAGATGTCGCCGCTTTTCCGGCAACAGAAAGTCTGTGGGTGTAAGCGAGAGCACGATAATTCAGCTACCACTCCTTCACACAGCGTGTTTATTCCGGAGCATAGCGCCGGCCTTACCCTCCTCACTGAAGGACGTGTCCATTTGAGCTCTGTCCCTCTCGCACTCAGGGCTGGGCTCCCGGGACAGGTGCATGCCCGTGTCGAAGTCGTAGCCGATCCGTTCGGCCTGTCGGCGGGCGTGCCGCAGCACCATGCCGCCGCTCTCCCGCAGCCGCAGCGCCGCCCGATAGAACACCGTGTCCTTGGCGTTGTACTTCAGACAGTTGTTGACGATGAGCAGGAAGTCCCCCTCGAACGCCTGCAGGCTCGGGTAGCAGTGAGCCTCCAGCAAACGCCACATGGTTTGGAAATCCATCGGCCGGTCGATGTGGTCCAGGTAATCCGGGACCTGAATACGTAACACGCCTCATGCTCATTACGTACATCACACGGCGATAACAGCGAAGAACAGAACCTTTTCTGCTATTCTGCTAAATACTACAGCTTTAATTATGAATGGATTCGTTTTCTGAGATCACCTCACTGAGTGGTACCGGTTCGGTGAAGAAGTTGCTTGTGTCTCGTTCCTCTAGTTGCTCCAAAGTGCTGCGCAATAGTACCAGGAAAGGAGTTAGCTGCATTTCCAGGGCCAGCTGCTGCACCTTGATCTGGATAGttcacattaaaaacacagttttagaagcacacacacatttcttagTCAGAAGATGGATTATGTATGATTGGGGCTGTGGTGGTTGATCCTTAAATAAAAGATCATGGAGGTATGATCAGTTATGTAAATTACATCTTGCTTTTAACAGGATATGGAAAGCAGTCGAGGTCCTAGAACGAGGAGTTGAACTTCAAAATACGTTAAGAAACATTAAGAAAATGTTATTACAGTAATTACTAAAGTAAACTGTGGAGATTAATGCCTGTAAAATCATGAAATATACTCACTGTGAGTAACTAAGCAATAACCATGAACGAGCCAAAATTAAACCTTGACTTCACCCCTTCAAAGTCTTTGTGTTGTCCACAGGAAAATCACAACCAGAAATCCAGTAAAACAGGGTATGTTTTGGTGTTAGGAAGCGTTTTACTTCCTTTGCAGGGTATGACAGGGTACTATGGGTAAATTTTTTATGCaggtgtgataaaaaaaaaaaagaactaccCATAAATTCCGCCATAGTGAAGGAATGCAGGTACAGGACCAATTACATTACAGCAAAACAGTCTAAACATTCCTGACGTAGACCATGGCAAGACtgaacaaagcaacaagacaaaGTTATTCCGCATGAGCAAGGTCTTTCCCAGACAAAGAAGCACAAAGAAACAGGGTGAGGATTGTGGACAAAGTGGTCAGCCACGGAAAACACATCAAGCTTAGTTCTATATGAAATTAGAAAATGTCCAGCAGAGCAATCAGCTTAGAAATGGCAGAAACCGGTGGGACCCGGGTACACCCACCCATCCCTATCTGGAGATGTCTGGCTACAAGTGGTCTTCATGGAAGAGTTGCTGCCAAAAAGCCACCTCCAACATGAAAACAAGGCCAAGTGTCTCAACTATGATCTGCCATGAACCGAGGTGCAGAAAAATGGCAGCAGGTGCtctgaaatgttgaaatatttagCTGTAGCTGAAGGCAGTTTGTTCACCAAAGGCCTAGAAAATAGAACAATAATGAGTGTCTACAGGCAACAGTCAAGCATGGTGGAGGATCTTTGTAAATTTGGGGCTGAATTTCTGCCCATGGATTTGGACAATGTGTCCTCAATGCTGAGAAATGCAGGCAGAAACTTATGTTCAGCACATAGAAGAACCAGGAATGCTTGAGTACCTAGAAGAATTGATGCTGTTTTGCAGGAAAAGGGTGGTCACCAGCGCTGGTCACTAGGACTGGGcaaatgtatacatttaaatgattatgATATTTTTACATGGCATGGATCTGTTTATCTGTTCAATTCTGTTGTACTTCTACATGAATTGACTAACATAGCAatttatacattctaatttctgcatatctgaatgaaaaaaaggaaaataatgtCAGTGGtagcattcattaaaaaatacaaatgtaaatacgGGGGCTtgaatacagaaaaataaacaacAGCAATGGAAGCTGCCAGTCCAGCATAGTGTCCTTCCTGAAGCAACAcaatttaaatatcatgttgaACACATAGGTTTAAGTCACAAAGGCATGTGATTTCAACTACTCTTATATAATGAGCGTGCAGGTAATACAGTTATGTTCAGTTATGTCGTATTAATcctgttttacttttacttatagagatctgtacagaatttaagttttagtttagtgtgtatttactaaagtaaagtgaagtgattgtcacatgtgatacaaagcagcacagcacacggtgcacacagtgaaatttgtcctctgcatttaacccatcaccctgagtgagcagtgggcaccatgacaggcgcccggggagcagtgtgtggggacggtgctttgctcagtggcacctcagtggcaccttggcggatcgggattcgaaccagcaaccttctgattacagggccgcttccttaaccgctaggccaccaccactaccCACGAATATTTGAACGAATCGCGATTGCGATTTTGGcaactgtttttgctttttcaaacaagctacatacattctaaatgtattcagtgcacaagaacatttcacaatgaaataacaatattgtatttaataaacaaaactgtaataaattgtcttaaaaacagacaacatggaaaaaaataaagattaacTAACCTCAATTCCAgtcagaacaataaataaaaactaacataaatcaaaaccaaaaaacagatTTCTCTCTAAAGGTTTTTAGCACAAAATGAGTGTGAGATGGCAGCTGGTAACTTTTGTCAGGTGTTTGTATTAGTCTTCGGAAGCCGTCTTTACTGACGATGTGCGCAGGCATCAGATCTTTGCATATATGATAGGTGATCGCGTCGGTAATTTCTTTGTGCCTTTTTGATCCGTTCTCATGCTTGAACAATggatacttgttcagtctgtCTTTGTGTGCGTTTGTTTGTTTCGATGGTCTTTGTCGACCTGCATTGATCATGCAGTTTTTTATGACGCGGTTTTAAGTGTTGGAACAGATTTGCAGTATTGCTCTGTTTCGTTGGAATAATAATTTCACAAGTCTTGCAAGTTACCTTGCTCTGTGAcacatcctctctcctgaatcCAAAATACTCCCAAACGACTGACGTTGAATTGCTCTTTGGcaccaaatcatttttattttgacctgCATCTGATTGGTTAACATTTTTCTCCCGCTCAGCTTAGCTGTGATTGCCCGGTGTGCTGCGtcagctctgattggttaacatattaaaatcatACACACACCGTATTGTGAATAAAAATCTAAACCTTAAGTGGTTTAGAAATCGCATGTGCTTaaatcacgtttttttttacgattgCGATTAATTGCACAGCACtagtatttacatatatatacacacacacatagttgaacttcttttatgattgcactatggggggtctgtgtgaaacattatttcagtacAAGGTAaactgtgtatattgttgtactgacaataaaccaatcttgaatttTCCAAAATCCAATtgaagactttttaaggatccacaGAAACCCTACTTCAAGACATAgttcaaatgtaattatttagAAGAAAATTCATTGTTAGCTAAATCATGACGGCCCTTCATGTAACTTTAATACATAAACCTGAACCAACATACTGACCACAACCCCAATGGCAGCTGAGTACAGTACAATGCAACTCACCGTCTCCCTTTTCAACTTCTCCCTCTTGCGAATGAGCTCAACCAGCAATCGGGCTCGCTCCAAGTCATGTCTAAGCCGCTGCCACGCCTTAAGCTGCTCCTTTAGGGCTGAGTGCTTCTCTTCAACGTCTCCCCtctaaagacacacacaacacaaaaattataatgtaatgATAAAAATGAAGGTGCAATATATAACCTCCCTCCTTCACCCATCTCTTCCTAACTGTGGGTGTCTACTTCAGACCCGTAACCCGTGGCTGCGTTAGAGAAGAGGAACTCACAATGGCAGCAGGGGCAGGATCAGTGTTGCGCTGGGACTGGAGGTGCGTTTGCAGCCGGCGCAGCAGGGGAACTCCATTACGGCTCTGCCTCTTCAGCGTCCAGTAGCTGTGCAGACGCTGCATGAATTGACTTTTTCTTTGCACGTTCAGGTTACTGGTGATTTTGCTCAACCTgcagacacaaatacatttaaataaatgggcAATATACAAAGTTTACCCAGGGTTGCCTTGCCTGGGAGAAATAATCAGTTAGAAACTGGCTTGTGGAGAATTCATATTTTGTTGAGTTTATTCACAGAACTGAACACGCCGCTTGTGTCTACTTTCATTAAATAACACCAGCAAGGGCGATATTTGCCCAAAAAGTGGTGCCATGTGCAATGGTAAAAAAATGCCCTcatgatttacataaataatagaTGAAAACCAGAAAGTCCCTTGTATTCCCCTGAAGAACTACCCTACCATAACTAGCCTTTTTCTTGGCAGCAAATTATTTCAGTCATCCAGTCATCCGAACATGATGTTCGATGAGATTTGTGCATGTGCTGTATTGACAGGGTCAAGTTGAAATAATCTAGAATGAGGAGATATGCGTGAGAGCTGCCACATGTATGGTGTAAACGCTATATACAAAACACCATTAGAGTGTACTGTGTATCATTGGGCTCTGTAACAATAATTACACAATACCATAAAACAGAGGGTTTTAGCCAGCATCAGAAAAGTACACTAGTTTACTACCCATCCTAAACGTCTCACACTGCCACCTTGTGCTCAATTCTGATATGCAGTgcccataaaaaaaattaaataataacccATGAAACATGAATGGAAATTAAACTTTATTGCATGCATTGGTTACATTAACATATGAAACTGattacagcaaaaaaatgaatagataaaaatgtgtgtgcaaaAGGTATTACAAAAGATTATGTGCAAATAAGCAAAGGAAAAACAGCAGCTTCTGGCAGTCCAAAATCAGGTTCTTGCTGGTTCCAAAACAAGGTTTCAGTTGTAAATTTGCATTCAGTTAGTCCTTAAAATAAGGCTCAAGTTCAACTAAGCTTTCAACAGGATTTGAAagtacaaaaacatttaaaactcatTGAGCAGTATGGATATAGGGAGACGTTCTGCGGTgacaatggctttcttctttGAGGTGCTGAGAAGACAGTCACACGCCTTCGCTTATTACTACTAAAATAGAAACAACAGAAAACTATCAGTTATCACAAATTAACACGAAAGCCAATGTATCATAGTTAATGCCTAATGCcaattaaatcattttactgGTTTACTCTTTTTAGCAACACATGCACAATTACACAGCTGAATTTGAACAAAATATCATGTAAATGAGTTCCCACAAGCCACATTAGAGGTGGAAGTGGTTCACTTTTCAGACTGATCGCTAGCATTAAGGAGagaacaaaaatggaaaaaataacgAGATAGGACAGTAATTCACTAATTTATTCTTGCAGTTAACTGGCTTAGATATATCTCAGACTGCAAATCTACTGATACTAAACAAAAATATCAAGCTTAAGATGCTTAAACATACCTATCCGAAGCAGACGTTAAATCTCCAGGGTGCCTCCATTTCAAATGCTCATGCATCACTGCCGTGAGATGAAAAATCCGTTCCGCCATGATTCCCATGTCCGTGTTCGAGTCAGAATGCAGTCTGTGCTGACAGTTGGAGTACTACTGTCTACCAAAGACTGCCTGTAGTTTATCGCAGTTACAACCGGTCGAGATAATGCGTACATTGTCGCTGTgctgaaaaaattattatattccATTAACATGGCCTTCTAATACGACGCAGCAACAATTTTTCATAATCGACACTGCTGACTAATTGTTTCAGGCCCAGGTTCTCTGTGGTTCCAGGGTGGAACCATGCACCACGACACTGCCGTGAAATGTAAACTGTGCTTATTGAGTTTAAAACGATGGCTCCCACACTCTTGAAACCTTCTTCATCCTCATTCCCCATCATTCATACATTCTTCCAAATGAGTTCAAAATCAGCACTTCTTGTAGCTACAGCATGACGGAGATAACGTGGAAGGCTGCGTTCATTACATAACGCTGCTGGAGAGTAGCTTACAGTTCCACATAGATGGTGAGGAGTTACCTGTGTGGTGGAATACAAGGCACTGAGACCACAGGTGCGGCAGCTCTCCTCTCAGCCAAAATCTTCCTCGCCCTCTTCATCTTCAGCCTGGATTTGGCCTTTGCCCTCTTGGCCCTCTCTGAGCTCCAACCCCCTTTACCCTCTTCCTCACCAGTCCCGAgcatttcatcatcatcatcatctgcctCGCCCTCACTGTTGGAGGAGCCTAGGCTCCCACCACCGAGGCCTCCTGCTATTGGTCGAGCCGAACCGGGAGGAGTGTGGATGTCGCAGTAAGCGGTTTTTCGGACACTGAAGGAGGTGCCGTTGGCTCCAGTCTCGCGGACCGGCTCCATCTTCATGTAGAGGCCGGCCTGCTGTGCACAGGTGACATGGAAGGCAGTGTAGCAGTTAGCTTTGTGGCATTGGATGCAGGCGCCTGATCCTCGCTGCTTGCAGATGTAGCAGGTGAGTTTCCAGCGAGCAGGAGGGATGTGTTCAATGCTGTCAATTGGTTCCAGAAACACTGTATTGGCAAAACACACCTAGAACAGCACATAAGCATTCATAAATAATCTGCGGccatatacatacacatttattttgctgATAATTACTCTTTTGATGCCACGACTACAGATCTTAAGCCAGTGTTTCTCAAATAGTGGGGCGATGgcgtgtttattttattttttgcactgaACCAGAGCATGAAGGATTTATGAAGTGCAGTGAATAAACCCATAGAGGCAAGGAGAGACGAAGATAATGAGACATGCGTAAATCTCACGAAAGTTAAGACGAGGAAATATGAAGCATACGTAGCCCTTGGCTTTAAATATAGGCAAATGCAATTTGgggcgccatccatccaggggtgGCCACTAATGAAAGAAGACCACATTAATTTACCTGCTTATAAAAAAGTATGGGGCCACCAATGCACACCCCTCCACTACGTCAAGCCAACACGGCCACAGGGTCAGGGTCACAGAGTGTTTTTAAaggtaaatgtatatttaaaaaaaaaaacacacgtaaTAATGCAGTTCAATCCTCCATCATGCAGTTATTACATATCATGTTTACTTCTTCCAAGAAGTAGGGGGGTGTTACACCACTAAATAATCAAGAAGCACTGTCTTAAGCATACAATGTgaaagaaaaattgaaaataaactTTTCACACTGTTCGACACACGCggacgtgtgcacacacacaaagaacagaTACAGAAAGCGAAGGCCAAAATCAAGCAAAGAAACCCACCTCCGGGATCCAGAGGGCGCACACCACGTGAGCCCAGCGggcatcatctgtctgtttaaAGGCCCCACCTTTGTTGGGACAAAGGGCACAATCAACAGCTCGGGACGGGGACTGCAGGCAGCGCCGGCACAGCCACTGGCCCTCGGGGATGTAGGGCACACCATAGCACTCCTGGTGCACCGCCAGGTTGCACATGTCACAAAAGAGAATAACATTGCTGTTCTGGCACTCGCCATCGTTGCAGATGCAGCAAACCGCATCTTCATCGATAAGGGCATTGGGGTCCCCCTGAGATTCCAATATGTAAAGCacaaggaggaaaaaagaacatACATTATGACTGCGGCCAGGTGAGAAGACACCCTGGATATTTGACTACAAATACAATGTTTTACCTTGTTGTGGCTTTCAAAGCAAGACTCCTTCTCCAGTCTGTCCATCAGATACTCAAAGACCTCCTGGGGGATGGGTGCCACTCCATCACTGCGGCGTTTATCGTTCATAATTTCCAACCAGATGTAGTCTTCTTCATCAATATCATACTCCACTTCTTCATCAAGCTCCTCCATAGACTTATCTATGTACCTACGTAACACACAACccaaaatttacaaaaaaaggctCTTCCTGTGCTTATTTTAAAATCGCATCATGTAGAAATTGGAGtagatgtaaatgctgtaaatgagaagAGATGCACACAAATCCTGGATAAAGTAATGTGTACAACGACAAGCCAAATCTATAACTGAGTTGTAAATTTGGAGAGTAAAATAGCTGAACAGATCACTAGAATAATACTAATGGTAATAACAGGATATTTCCAGATAACTTTCTGCTGTACACACAACTAGATTTAAACTGaaacatttgcaaaaaatataataattatggGTGAACTATTGAAAGGCCACCTATAGTAGGATGACGGGCGTGGTGGGGCATCAGGGCGGGCCTGGTCCAGCTCGCGGTACACCACCTCCGGCAGCTTGACGGCCGGCCCCACAGAAGTGCCATGGTGATGGgaactttctttcttcttctccttgttCTTGTGCTTCCCTGGCTTGGGGGTGGCGCCGACGCCCTTGCCCCCATTAGTGGAGGCGTTAGCAGGCATATCAGTTCGGTCCCCACCCACATCGCTACCTCCTCCACCCTCGCCACCTGTCCCATTGCATGTGTTCCCTGTGGCAACACCCCCTGCCCCCTCAATGGCGGCTCCATCTTCCGCTCCGCTGTCGTCCTCCGATACAACATCCAGATTCTCAAAAATGTTGATGCGATGAATGCGGCCCTGGATCTCCAGCTCCACCAAGCGCTGGGCCTGGGCGTACGTCATGGCCTCCCTGTCTGGGGAATGGGACCTGTCGGAGTGGTCCCCTGGACTGCCCAGTGTTCCGCTGTGCACCCCAGTGTCCATCCCAGTCCCCATGTCCCCGCTTCCACCCAGGGACGAGCGCGGTGGCCGGCCTTTGCGGCGCTTCTGTAGGGTGTTGCCCTGAGCAGGAGGTGGATTGTCATGGTCATAGTGATAGAGATGATACTCAATGCCACTGTAACTCTTGTAGACCTTGCGACAGCTCTCAACTGGACACTCGTAAGGAGGCTTAGTGGCCCGCAGGTTGTGGCAGAAGGTCTTCACGTCAAAGTCCAGGCCCATGCTGATGTCCACCTGAGGGACAGCAGCTGCTACAGCTGCATCTGAGACAGAAGgagaaagaaacaaaatcagtaGCCAAtgcttcactttcaaaaagcCTGCCGCACACCACCCACTCACTATCTGGAAAAAAGCATGCAGTGAACAGTCGTTTATATCACATGAGTTCACATGAGCTGAACATCATACCGTAGACCTGACCGCAGCGCGGGTCACGATGATACGAAGATATGAGCGCTGGACCCCCCTGCACAGTAGCTAACAGCTCTGAAGCTAACGTTTCGCCCATTCCCCTCATAAAACACCACCCGCACGTTCCAGGCATTTACAACGTGCAATTCGGCACCATTTCAAACCTGCACGAATACGAGAAACGTAGCCGAGGcttcacaaacacttacaccaaGCGGCTTGCTCACGCAAACAACGACGACGCGTCTGTGTTTAGCGAGCAGGGAGAGACCAGACGAAGGCAACGGAATATAAACAGAGGCCACGAAGTTTACCATTTACTAATTTACAAGTGCTTCTTTCCACCAGTTTAGCAGAGGTGAGAGAATCGAGGAACTCCAGCGAACAATAGGAATAGACGCTGTACGGAGCACGCGTGCCCGCACTTTCGACAGGCAAACCAGGAAATTGTTCAAAAAGAAATTCAGTGAATCGTTTCTTACTTATACGAATTCTTGTACATACATCGTGGCTTACACGTTTTAACTGGCTTACTTTTAGGGCGATTTCTTTACCACCACCTTGTATTAATTATGTTTCGGCTCCGTGGTGCATTTGCACCTGGATTGGGGCAGAAACGAAATGCCAGATcttatatattatttacagaCATTTATCGGAGCCTAGAACGTTGCAATTAAAGTTTACGAACGTCTACATTTGACGACTGCATTGATCGTTAAATTGTCGAATCTGCTGCTACGGAAAAGATGATTAATACCTACGTTGCGCCATAAATTTAAACGCGAAGGGCGCCACATGCAGGACTTTTCCCATGACCACGGGCGCAGATGGTACTATGGATGCAAGACACGTCCCCCTCAGTTTCACTGGATCATTTTAACTTCATTAATCCTAACCCCAACGCATTTCCAAACACCGGATGGCATTACATATAATTGCACAAATTTCTGATAAAACTACTTGTTGATGCTAGCCTTTTTGTAAGC harbors:
- the brpf1 gene encoding peregrin isoform X3, encoding MGLDFDVKTFCHNLRATKPPYECPVESCRKVYKSYSGIEYHLYHYDHDNPPPAQGNTLQKRRKGRPPRSSLGGSGDMGTGMDTGVHSGTLGSPGDHSDRSHSPDREAMTYAQAQRLVELEIQGRIHRINIFENLDVVSEDDSGAEDGAAIEGAGGVATGNTCNGTGGEGGGGSDVGGDRTDMPANASTNGGKGVGATPKPGKHKNKEKKKESSHHHGTSVGPAVKLPEVVYRELDQARPDAPPRPSSYYRYIDKSMEELDEEVEYDIDEEDYIWLEIMNDKRRSDGVAPIPQEVFEYLMDRLEKESCFESHNKGDPNALIDEDAVCCICNDGECQNSNVILFCDMCNLAVHQECYGVPYIPEGQWLCRRCLQSPSRAVDCALCPNKGGAFKQTDDARWAHVVCALWIPEQAGLYMKMEPVRETGANGTSFSVRKTAYCDIHTPPGSARPIAGGLGGGSLGSSNSEGEADDDDDEMLGTGEEEGKGGWSSERAKRAKAKSRLKMKRARKILAERRAAAPVVSVPCIPPHRLSKITSNLNVQRKSQFMQRLHSYWTLKRQSRNGVPLLRRLQTHLQSQRNTDPAPAAIRGDVEEKHSALKEQLKAWQRLRHDLERARLLVELIRKREKLKRETIKVQQLALEMQLTPFLVLLRSTLEQLEERDTSNFFTEPVPLSEVPDYLDHIDRPMDFQTMWRLLEAHCYPSLQAFEGDFLLIVNNCLKYNAKDTVFYRAALRLRESGGMVLRHARRQAERIGYDFDTGMHLSREPSPECERDRAQMDTSFSEEDFLLPEKRRHLSLDEQLRVLQERFEEVSSGKHSIGRSRRAKALRKEMTVIKRKLAHQKEGGLCMGTRELGVAGDRGSALPHHTSTIPHNDEEESSSQEKELSTSSSALAPEVGRRTSVLFSKKNPKTAGPPKRPGRPPKNREPLHGGPSGVNPSPVGPPQLPLLNPVRQKKRPHSPHSSSSSETYSDNDDLLPVLPTNSFEAGSQPVTESFRVYRNERSMPRSSSDSESSSSSSSSAASDRTSTTPSKQGRGKQSFSRSAFQEDSSEETSGTENDSYSVGVRGVSHLVRDRGRSGCWMTSDDYTSLDALDLVWAKCRGYPSYPALIIDPKMPREGVFHRGVPIPVPPLDVLKLGEQMTQEAREHLFLVLFFDNKRTWQWLPRSKLVPLGVDQELDKEKMLEGRKSNIRKSVQVAYHRAMQHRNKVQGDPSSDSSDSD